The Pseudorca crassidens isolate mPseCra1 chromosome 16, mPseCra1.hap1, whole genome shotgun sequence genome includes the window cctaagcaacctacagattcaatgcaatccctatcaaactaccactggcatttttcacagaactagaacaaaaaatttcacaatttgtatggaaacacaaaagaccgcaaataaccaaagcaatcttgagaacgaaaaacggagctggaggaatcaggctccctgacttcagactatactacaaagctacagtaatcaagacagtatggtactggcacaaaaacagaaatatagatcaatggaacaggatagaaagcccagagataaacccacgcacatatggtcaccttatctttgataaaggaggcaggaatgtacagtggagaaaggacagcctcttcaataagtggtactgggaaaactggacaggtacatgtaaaagtatgagattagatcactacctaacaccatacacaaaaataagctcaaaatggattaaagacctaaatgtaaggccagaaactatcaaactcttagaggaaaacataggcaggacactctatgacataaatcacagcaagatcctttttgacccacctcctagagaaatggaaatagaaacaaaaataaacaaatgggacctaataaacaatgggacctaaaagcttttgcacagcaaaggaaaccataaacaagacgaaaagacaaccctcagaatgggagaaaatatttgcaaatgaagcaactgacaaaggattaatctccagaatttacatgcagctcatgcagctcagtatcaagaaaacaaacaccccaatccaaaaatgggcagaagacctaaatagacatttctccaaagaagatatacagactgccaacaaacacatgaaagagtgctcaacatcactaatcattagagaaatgcaaatcaaaactacaatgagatatcatctcacaccagtcagaatggccatcatcaaaaaatctagaaacaacaaatgctggagagggtgtggagaaaagggaaccctcttgcactgttggtgggaatgtaaattgatacagccactgtggagaacagtatggaggttccttaaaaaactacaaatagaactaccatatgacccagcaatcccactaccgggcatataccctgagaaaaccataattgaaaaagagtcatgtaccaagatgttcattgcagctctatttacaatagcccggagatggaaacaacctaagtgtccatcatcggatgaatggataaagaagatgtggcacatatatacaatggaatattactcagccataaaaagaaatgaaattgagctatttgtggcacatatatacaatggaatattactcagccataaaaagaaatgaaactgagctatttgtaatgaggtggatagacctagattctgtcatacagagtgaagtcagaaagagagagacaaataccgtatgctaacacatatatatggaatttaagggaaaaaaatgtcatgaagaacctaggggtaagacaggaataaagacacagacctactagagaatggacttgaggatatggggaggggggaagggtaagctgtgacaaagcgagagagaggcatggacatatatacactaccaaacgtaaggtagatagctagtgagaagcagccgcatagcacagggagatcagctcgatgctttgtgatcgcctggaggggtgggatagggagggtgggagggagggagacgcaagagggaagagatatgggaacatatgtatatatataactgattcattttgttataaagcagaaactaacacaccattgtaaagcaattatactccaataaagatgataaaaaagtatatatatatgtatgagttTGTATGCATGGAAAAAATATGGAAGTTTCTGTATGGAAATGTCAATTGTGATTATCTCTGCATGGCAGGATTACCAgtgacttgtttatttatttttcttatttccacaaTGAACATAAATTATTTATGAAGAAGTATGTTGGGTTCTCATTAGCAACAGAAGTGATTCTTGGTGGGAAGTTAGTAGCATCCTACGCCCACTCACGTACACATTAGGAGGATAAATCAACAGGAGAGGTTTGACAAGGCATATACACAcctttggctttttttgtttgttttctttcttttgattttggtTTGGTGGGGGGACTAACAATGTTGTTTCGTGATGTTACTCACAAAAAAACTTAACGAAGTCCTGACTgatgaaatatttgtttaaacACTGTCCTTTGACCAAAGGAAGTAAAAGCAGAGACTAGAATAGATattttgtacacccatgttcacagcagtaattattcacaataaaaaaagtggaagcaacccaagtgtccatcgacacactggtggataaacaaaatacggtatatacatacaacggaaAAATGTTATTCAGaccttaaaaagggaggaaatcaaACTTTCCTCAAGCGACATGCGACATTTCCTCATTTCCAcatgcgacaacatggatgaacttcgaagacattatgctaagtgaaataagccagtcacaaaagaacaaatattgtatactccacttatatgaggttccTGCTGtaatcaaattcataaagacagaaagtagaatggtgattaccaggggctgaggaTAAGGAGactggggagttagtgtttaatgagtatagagtttcagCTGAAGATGAAAACgttttggagatggatggtggtgatggtggcgtaacaatgtgaatgtacttaatgccacaaaactgtacacttaataaaggctaaaatggtaaatttatgttaaGTACTTCttacaataaaaacaaaccccACTGTCCTATGAGATAATGTTCAGAATCTTTGGTTTGGCATAGGAGATCGATCACAACATACCTCAATTTATCTGCAatctctcttcattttccacCATTTCCCCTCATCGCTTGAGAAAAGCGTCCTTTTATTCACTCTTGCATCCTAGCACCTAGTACCTTACACAGTGTAGGGAGATATTATGACTGGGTGAATGCTTTGGCCTCACTAAATGTTTTGTTATGCCCCTAGTAATCAGCCATATACTTTCACACCTCTGTGCCTTTACACGTGAGTCATTCTTCCTGGAATAACTATCCCCTCTTCTCCACTTAGCAAACACCTATTCATCCTTTAGGACCCATAAACATCACCTCTTCTGTCAGGTCCTCCTTCAAAGAGATAATCATTTTCACCTCTGTGCTCTCATAGCATTTTATAGAAGAGTCCAACCTCTATTTAACACACatgcttttgtttatttacatttttttcctgaccACTATGTGAACTCCTGGGAcgtgtctttttctttctatctgcTCTAGCACACAACCTGACACACAGTAAAAAGCATCCCTAAATACTGcatgaataaatgagcaaatgacCAGCTGACTTCAATTTCCACGCTTTCTTGACTGGCCTCTGCCTGTGGATGTCAGTCCCTGCTGGTTTCCCGAAAGCTACAGGAATTCAGACCAAATTCATTCTGGCTGCCAAGTGAGTCCAGGAAGGGACCCTGAAGCACTGGCCAGTCCTAGGGTGGAAGAAAGTCCGAACTCCATCCATACCTCTGTGCCCACCTCTTCCAGGACCAGCACGAGGTGGGGGTAGGGGGTTGCTTTGTCTCCTCTAAAGACCCAGGGAACATTTAGAGGTTCACTTACAAAGATAACATTACAGCTGGAAAGGACCTCAGAGACAACACAGGTAATCCAtccacctcattttacagatgaggaaaatgaggttcaAACAAGTAAAGAGGCCGACTGGGAAGCCCACGGTAAATTAAAGGCAGAGTCGTTAACTAGAGCCCAGGTGTCCTGCCTTTCTATGATACCAGGCTGCTTTCAGCAACAGAACCTCCAGACTGAGGTTCATCCCAGGTCAAGATTCAGTTGTACCACTGACTGACTCGGGGAGCTGGGGCCGATCTAAAATCCTggatttcagtttcctcttctgtaaaatggggtcaaaACCACCTCTCGGGACAGCGGTGAGGAGCAAATGACGGTGAACGTGaaaagaattattatttattagtaACAAAACTCAGAGCGGAGTGAGTTGGTGTCCAGGAAACTAGGGTGTCCAGAGACGTGTGTTCCAGTCAcctcatctctctgggcctcagtttcctcatttgcaaatgcAGTAACTGCCCTAGAGGGAGGCCGCGACCTTCCAGCCCTGCCGTCCTGGGCTGAGGCCCTTCCCGGAGGCGCCAGAGCGGAGGGCCGGACGCTGGGGGAAAGGACGAGGGTGCTCGCGGGGTGCCTCGAGTTACCGTCCTGCAGCAGCGCCGTCTTCTCTGCCGCCCGCAGACTCTCCAGCCAACCCGTCACCGCCATCTTCCCTCAGCTCAGCCGCGTGCCCGGCCGCTGCCATGGCAACCGTTTCCGCCTAGGGTCACTTCCGGATGACCCGGAAGAAGTTCTGGACATTTGCGTGTTCCCACCCCGCAACCCCTCACGCCCTTCGTCTGCTCTCATTGGCTGCTCTGGTAAGTAATTTACTCCTGCCCACACCTGGTGACCCGTCCGGCCTGAAGTTGACCCCATCCGGCAACTAacctggggagtggggaggagcctTCAGGGCAGGATCCAGACAGTCCATCCTTCGCCTGGCCCCCAGCTGGGGGAGTCCCGGGTGCGCGCCAGCTGCGTTCGCGGCGGGTGCCTCACACCTGCCAGCGTCTTCTTCACCCCCAGCTGTGAGGCCGAGACTCCCCCAATCCGGGAAGGCGCCCCACACCTGCTGCAGTCGTGCATTTCCCTGCAGCTGCGGGCCTGCGCTCCCCCCGTGCTGAGAGGTCCGAGACCAGGGCAGGTGCAGGGCgttcccccaccccgcctcctaATCTCCACCTGCCATCTGCGGGTGTGTGATGGGGGTAGAGAAAGATTATATACAGGTCCCCCCGAGTCCCCACTCATTTTGGGAGCCCAAGTCCTTCCTAAAGATGGAGCTCCATTCCTAGCCTGGCATCTCGTTTTGGTAAAGCCTTTTGGAAGTGGGATGCAGCAGGAGCAGACACTGCACACTTAATCTTCAGAGCAACTCCCTGAGGAATGATATCGTTTGGTACCCATCAAAAGTTCCCCCAATAGTTCCACTCTTCCCCTTATTTTCCCCAGTACTCTGAAAGTGGTGAGTATAGAGCTAGGCTAAACCACCCAGGAGACTCCTGGGAACTTGGCTACTGTCCCCAAGGCCTGGTCAGTAGAGACCCCACCTTCATAGTCAAAGGGGTTGGGGGGCCTCAGTTCTGGGTTTCCACATGACAGCTGCCCTGATCAACCCTCCAACAGAAAGGCCAGGCTCCAGCCATACCTCAATGGACTCCAGGGGCATCTTGAAGGCATTTCCCAAGCGGAAGAAAATTCATACCAATCCATCATCAAAAGCACTTGCAAAGATTCCCAAGAGGGAAGACGGAGAagaagcaggaggtgagtggaCCCAGCCTCAGAACCCTCATGTGTTTGAGCCTGAGGCTTCTTACTTCGTTCATGCCCAGAATCAGATATTGCAGTTGACTCTGTCCGCCCAGAGCCTGCAGGTTTGTTTTTACCTGCCTTGTCCTAGGCTTGGTCCCCAGTCTTTGACAGGCGACTTGCTGTTTTATCTTCTACCCCACCCTGAGACCTCcataaatcagaaaatactcCCTGGTCCCTAAGGAAATGACTGGCAGAATCATTTGCTCTCTAGGAGGTTGCCTGCTGCTGCGGGGAGGGGATCCTTCTTAGGTCCCCAGACTTACAAGTTATTTTGCAGCCAAATTGACAAATAGATGGCAAAAGCTTACAtggtgggctgggttgggggaggggaatctATTAGACTGTGAGGCTTATAATGGCAAAACATGTGCTTTGTGCCTGATACATAATAAGTGTCTACTAATAtgtgttgaaagaataaatgatcaAATGAAGTGATTTACAGGGTAACTACaaggtgccagacactgttctaggttaTATCAGGGAACAGGACGTATCAGAATCCTTGCCCCTTACATCAAGTGATGGCCCATAGGAAATTAACTGTATGCCTGTGATGGAATCCCCAGAAGGCAGGCTGTCTGGGTGGAGGAAAACGATTGGGGGGAGGGGACTGTGAAGGGTTCATTGGGATCATGTCTGAAAGTATGACAGTAGGTATCTGGATGTCCCCTCCACAGAGTGGCTGAGCTCCGTGCGGGCGCATGTTGTACCCACTGGCATTGGGCGAGCCCGGGCAGAACTTTTTGAGAAGCAGATTGTCCAGCATGGTGGCCATATATGCCCTGCCCAGGCCCCAGGGGTCACTCACATTGTGGTGGATGAAGGCATGGACTGTGAGCGAGCCCTCCGCCTCCTTAGACTGCCCTGGCTGCCCCCAGGTGCTCAGCTGGTGAAGTCAGCCTGGCTGAGCTCGTGCCTACAGGAGAGAAGGCTCGTGGACACAGCAGGATTCAGCATCTTCATCCCCAAGAGGTAGGCTGGTCCTAGTCTTTCCTCAGATGTTTTCTTGAGCTATTAAATTCTCATCATCTTAATTGGACACATTAAAAAACCATGATTTCAGAGTAGAGAAGGATTGGGAACAGAGATAGCGTGAGACTTTGGTGTCTTAACCTCCCATCACCATCCTGCAGGTACCTGGATCAAGCACAGCTCAGCAAAGCAGACCAAGACTCTTCGACTCCTCCTGGAGCTAGTGAGGCTCAGCTCAGGAcagccctctctccttcccctcctcgcACCAGACCTGTATCTccttcctggagggcagaggaAGTCGCAAGCCTCCAAGCACAGGTGAGGAGCCTCCCAGGCCCCACAGCTCTCTTCTCCTGGGAACTAGATCACAGAAACAGGGAGAGCCTGATGGTTGTTCAGAATGTCCCAGGCCCCTGAGAGAGGAGGGCTCTCTTTACTGTGAAGCCATTTAACTCTTCTCAACAGTCATCACTCCTGCACTTGCCCAGGCCATATCCACCACATATCACTGGGGATCCTAGGGCTGGGCCCTAAGGGGAGCGACATGGAACCCAAATCTGCTGCAGAAGACCTAGCGTCCTTCTCGGGTCTGACTAGGAAACTCAGCCCCCACCTCTGAGGAGCTCTCCTCATGGGGGGCATGAACTTAttgtctcttctccttccctaTGTCAAGCCCGGCTCTGGTGGTGAAACCAGTGATGGGGAAGAGACCCAGGTTGGCGCAGCTGATCTGGAAGCCCTGATCAGCGGCCGCTACCCAACCCCCCTTGAGGGAGATGGTGAGCCTAGCCCAGCCCCTGAGGGCCTGGATAAGTGGGTCTGTGCACAGCCTTCGAGCCAGAAGGCGACCAACTACAACCGCCACATCACAGAGAAGCTGGAAGTGCTGGCCAAGGCCTACAGTGTTCAGGGGGACAAGTGGAGAGCCCTGGGCTATGCCAAGGCCATTAATGCCCTCAAGAGCTTCCACAAGCCTGTCACCTCCTACCAGGTACCTGGGGGTCAGGGGAGGGTATGTGGGGGGCCGGGGGGGTCTTTTCTTTACTGGCCAGAGGTCGGTGGAAGCACCAGTCACAAGTGGGGATCAGGTGGAGTGATTAAGGTTCTCTGATGTTTGGGACttgcacaaaagaaaaaaaaatggggagatTAATGAAAGCGGCTTGTCAAAACCTTGATAATTATaaaagctgggtgatgggtacttGGGGTCCAGTATACTGTTCTCTCTCCTTAGGaattttttccataataaaaagttttttaaaagttcaggttCTGAAGGTCAACAGACCAGAGTTTGAATTCTGGTTCCCATCATTCACTAACTGTAACTTGCCTAAAGGAAGTTACTTAAACCCTcttgagcatcagtttcctcaaaaGTAAAAAGGGACTAAGAATAGTAACAGACACAGTATTCCCATGAGGACTTAACGAGATGACCCCTGTAATGCAGGACCTGATACAGGGTAAAGCCTCATAAATATTAGCTCCTCTGTTATGATGGCAGTGGTGACTAGTGTCGTCATTATTGCCTTTCCTCTGCTTCCTGTGCTGACCTCCATCCCTCTGGGAACCAGCAGATAAGTTTCCCAGCCCATTCCATCCAAACTTCTTATCTTCAACTCTGCCCAAGCTTTATACAGCTATCATTTGCCCACCGGCCATACTGGCTTTTACTCAGACATCTGCTAAAGGAGTCAgtttccttcctgcctctgcctgCCCTTCCTCTAGGAGGCCTTCAGTATCTCCGGAATTGGAAAGCGGATGGCTGAAAAGATCGTAGAGATCCTGGAGAGCGGGCATCTGCGGAAGCTGGACCACATCAGTGAAAGCGTGCCTGTCTTAGAGCTCTTCTCTAACATCTGGGGAGCTGGAACCAAGACTGCCCAGATGTGGTACCATCAGGTCACACCCTGTCCCAGCCCCCACTTCAGTTTTACTGTATCTTAGAGCTCCTGTCCCACAGTCCTGTTACGCTGTGCTTTGATGAGAATGAACCCAGACTATAGAGAGACCACTTCTCAAAGGGACCAGGGCCCATGCAGATCCCTCTCTTGGCTCTCAGAACTGCCCTGTTGCTTGGTATTGTTGAGGCTTAATCTGTGGTGTAGGCAGAGACAAGATCTGTCCCCCAGACCAACAGGGGCCTTCCTGAGGAGACCAGGCCTCTGGGCTGAGTATCCagaacagtggttcccaaaccCAGCAATGCCCAGAATCACCCCCAGATCGATGGAGTCATGAACCAGTGTTTTAGGATTGTGGCAGGGCTGGACTGAGGTGTGTCTTCCATGCCCCCTGCCTTTCCCAAGTCCCACTGATTACAGACCCAACCGCTCCTGGGGTTGGTCCTGCCTCAGGCTTTCCATGGAGTCTGGGGGTGATggaagccttgtgtgtgtgcttatTCACTGCCTCTTCATTGGTCCTGGATCCTCATAGCCTTCCCATCTGGCTATTTTCTCAGGGTTTCCGGAACCTAGAAGACATCCGAAACCAGGCCTCTCTGACTACCCAGCAGGCCATTGGCCTGAAGCATTACGATGACTTCCTGGATCGCATGCCCAGGGAGGAGGCTGCAGAGATTGAGCAGACAGTAAGCAGGTGTCCCAGACCAGTAAGGAGAGCCAGGTCCTACTACAACGTCAGGGCCTGGCTCAAAGCCAAGAACTCCGGATCCCTCAGCAGGGGAGCCCAGCAGGCAGAGGAAGCTATGGGGGGGCCAGAGGTTGGGACTAGTGGGGAAAGAGCAATTGGCTTAGGTAGGAAAGGGCTGCAACATTAGCTCTCTGCAGTAGGGTTCTCAGTATCGGGCAGAGTTAGCACTGGTTTAGGTGCTAGAATGGTGTTAGGACTGGGTTAATGTTAGGGCTAGATTAGAGATGGATTATGGTCAGAACTACTTAAGGATATTGGGATTTGAACTGGGCTATGTTAGGGTGATCAGGGCAGAGGTTCTTAACATTTTTTGATTCACAAACTTCTTTGAGAACCTAATGAAAACCATGGACTCTTTCtctccacaatttttttaaatgtacaaaatttTATATCTCCAGAAGTACACACCTTCTGCAGGTCACCCAAGGCTGGTtcagggtttgggttagggttggTGTAGAAGCACAGTGCCAATAGGACTAGGTTTGGGGTTAGAGGAAAGCTGAATTAGGAGTAGGGTTTTCTTAGTGTTGGATGCTTTTAGTTAAAATTTGTGATTGTCCTGGAAATAAGGTTCAGCCAAGATTAGTGTTTGGTGTAGAGCTGGGTTAGGGATTCAGTTCATATAAAACCTAAATTAGAGGGAGACTAGGGTACATTTGTTCAGTTGGCATTAGGGGTAGGGGCTGATTTGCTCCTACTTTGGTCTATGATTCTGATAGGGTAGGACTCCCTGGAGACTCTGGCCCAGCTTAGTTGAAATCAGCCTCCAGCTCTACTCCCAGCCACAGGACTCTGAGGCTAGTGTGGGAGGGACAGGCAAGCCCCTTTGTCCACCCATCACCAGGCCTTGGTGCTAGTGATGACCTGTCACTCAGCCACGGTATCTGGGCATAGAGAATGCCCCAGTGAGCCTCCAGCCCTGACCCACTGGAACAGAAGTGGCTCCCCACCTGGCCCACTCTCCCCATTTAAGGTCTCCAGCCTTAGGAGGTTTTGATGGGATTACTCATCCTAGGCCTCCTCCATCCTCTTGGGAGGCTCAAGAAGGGAATTGAGGGGATTAGCGGAGCCTGCCTGTCAGGAGAATTGAGGTATCCAGGGCCCCAGAAATTTCAGTGTCCCGGGGAGGAagtgggcgtgtgtgtgtgtgtgtgtgtgtgtgcgcgcgcgcgcgcgcgtgcgtgcgtgcgtgtgtgtgtgtgtgagagagagagagagagatatccgCATATGAAAGACCTCAGTGTTTCTGGGGTGGAGGCTAATGGCCTTATCCCCCCTCAGTGAGGGATGAGCCTTCAGCTGACAGTTCCCTCTGTCTCAGCTCCCTCCCCACCGAGCCCTATTCCTCCAAGTAAGGATGTGGGCATTGGCTCAGAAGTGCTTCCCTTTtgctttccctcctttcctttgttACACGTGCAGCTGTATTTCTAGGCTCCATCTCCCCCGAGGCCTGGGCCTGGGGCACCCTGCCAGCCACCTGTCAGGCCTCAAGCCCCAACTCACACACTCTGCCTTTAGCTCCAAATCCAAAGACACCTGGGGCTGTAGAGACCTGGCTGAGGGCTTCTCGGCACCCAGCCCTTTGTCCTCAGTGGAGTTTCACAGACCTGGGTGCATGGGTTGGgacagaagcccagagaagaTATGTCTCTCTGCTCTTGAAGAGCAGTGCCTTCCCTCAGAATCCGAGCACATCTTCTCATCTTCTCATCTCTCTCCTCAGGCCACCCCCGGTGATGCGAGCacgttttcttctcttctgtcctAGCCAAGGTGGAGAACTGCCACTCTCCAGGGTGGAGCTCTGCCTCTGTTCCTTGGGGCTCTCTCCCTCAGGCTGGATCATGCATCCAGGGATTGGCCTGGGGCATGAGGGGGCATGTGGGCTCCTGAGTCAAGGAAGGCCCTTGCGCTGCTGTGATGAATCCCACAGGCCTCACCTCCCTCGCTGTCCTTTCTCAGGTCCGGGAAGCAGCTCAGGCCTTCAACCCTGGGCTGTTGTGCGTGGCATGTGGTTCATACCGACGGGGGAAGGCAACCTGTGGTGACGTGGATGTGCTGGTCACCCACCCGGACGGCCGGTCTCACCAGGGCATCTTCAGCCGCCTCCTGGACAGCCTCCGGCAGCGAGGTATAAGCCCCACCCCTGGGtgagctggggggcaggggaggcgtGGCCCCCAGGAGGGAGAACCTCAGAGTGGCaatctctaggcaggaagcaggGGAAGGCTGCTTCATGAAAATTCCACCTCTCTCCTGTGGCCAGAGCCACTTCAGGGAAGAGATGAATCAGCTTCCCCTACCTCCCAAGAGGTGCTCAGTAATAGCTGCAGTTTGAGTGCCTCCTCTGATCGTTC containing:
- the POLL gene encoding DNA polymerase lambda; the encoded protein is MDSRGILKAFPKRKKIHTNPSSKALAKIPKREDGEEAGEWLSSVRAHVVPTGIGRARAELFEKQIVQHGGHICPAQAPGVTHIVVDEGMDCERALRLLRLPWLPPGAQLVKSAWLSSCLQERRLVDTAGFSIFIPKRYLDQAQLSKADQDSSTPPGASEAQLRTALSPSPPRTRPVSPSWRAEEVASLQAQPGSGGETSDGEETQVGAADLEALISGRYPTPLEGDGEPSPAPEGLDKWVCAQPSSQKATNYNRHITEKLEVLAKAYSVQGDKWRALGYAKAINALKSFHKPVTSYQEAFSISGIGKRMAEKIVEILESGHLRKLDHISESVPVLELFSNIWGAGTKTAQMWYHQGFRNLEDIRNQASLTTQQAIGLKHYDDFLDRMPREEAAEIEQTVREAAQAFNPGLLCVACGSYRRGKATCGDVDVLVTHPDGRSHQGIFSRLLDSLRQRGFLTDDLVSQEENGQQQKYLGVCQLPGPGRRHRRLDIIVVPYSEFACALLYFTGSAHFNRSMRALAKTKGMSLSEHALSTAVVRDTQGLKVGLGQVLPTPTEKDVFRLLGLPYREPAERDW